tattaatttaaagtgaataaaaaaataaaaaattcaaccagACATCCACTTTATACACTCttggttaatttttattaatacaattaaatttggtacaaatattattaatttaattaattaattgcatgATGGATGAAGATTAcgccggggggggggggggtgttcaACAGTGGTACCCTTGGTTGTTGCAGCTATTCTCTTGATTGCTCCATGAGGGATGGGTCCTTTGGGACCCTCTTTTTGGTTtgatcattcttcttcttcttcctgtgATTTTGGTGTTTGTTCTTTACTTCCTCCATCAAGCCTCTAAGTAAGTGAAGATCAagctgtcaatttttttttttttgggagattAATTTCTATTCAACCGGATCACAACACAATATTAAACTCAACTGTGTTAGGGTTGTGGTCCAAGCAAGAGAACCCGCTTGGCAATACCATTGAATCGCCCAATGGCTGAAATGCAAGCGTTGAGGGAGTGTAAACTGAAAACAACATTAATATCCAAGCAAGAAAGCAAGCTAGCATGCCTGTTTTTCTTGTCTGTTCTTGTGGAATACCAATGTACTTCTGCCATTGACAGCCTAAAATCTTGTTCCTTTCTCTCCGATCcaagtaaattttatttaaaaactagcTATATAAAGGATTCATGCTTCGTGCACATCGCCCCTTTGCCAAGTGGTCCACTTTTCAGCTCTATAAATACTGACACTTGCCCTTGTCTTTCTTTCAACTTcacttccaagaaaaaaaaaagttgttctaCTAATAGAGGAAAAAAGAGTGTTAATTTCCACAAAGAAATTAATGGACCGTAGAGGAGGCTTTCATGGGTACCGCAAGCTCCTCAACACAAGCTCAGGTAAGCTTAATCTTATCATACAAGAAAAGAAGTACTTGTAGTGCTATAAGAAATTAAGTTTAAACCTGCTTTAAAATTAAGGCAATGAAGatagattattattataaagattaatgcttttccatgtttttttaattaatttcatgttcATATAGAGGCATCATCTTCTCTTGCATGCAAAGAAATgctataaattttctttttcttcccctctAAACAAGAAGACATGTTGCATTGATTCTATGCATGGTtatgtatttaatttcttttcttttttacatgaaCTATCGATTTATCATGATGACATGCAAACCCTAGCTATCTCTCAACGGCTTTGATGTCCATTAATTTATGTATACATAGATTATCGTATTTTTCTCAATCTTCTGCGTGTGTTGATCTTTAACAATATCTGTTTAAGTAAGCTAGATGGTAATGCCCCCCATGGTCGACAAGGTATCTTAGGCTcgtgatgatgatgaaaatagTTAGCAAACAATGGTTAACGCATAGCTTATGTACAAGTGGCATGCATTGTTCATGCAATATATGAAACAAGTGGCATCCATGCATTCTTTCTCAGGATTCAAAACGCTTCCTGCCTTTGTCTCTGTCCACTTTATGATCTCGACAATAAACTCTCTTGTCTTTTGATAGGGTTGGTTTGGAAAGTCCACCAATTAGATGAAAATatggaaaaagattttttttagaaaaaaaataataattgccTTTCCTGTCATCAGAGATCAACATGAGGCTAACTGCTGAGATCAaccacagcagcagcagcagcaacagcaacGTTCATGCAACCACAGATGACATTAATGAATGTACTGTAAGAGAGCAAGACAGGTTCATGCCAATAGCCAATGTTATCAGGATCATGCGCAAGATTCTCCCTTCACATGCAAAAATATCTGATGATGCCAAAGAAACAATCCAAGAATGCGTATCTGAGTACATTAGCTTCATCACTAGTGAAGCCAATGAACGTTGCCAACGCGAGCAACGCAAGACTATAACAGCTGAGGATGTGCTTTATGCAATGAGCAAGCTAGGGTTTGATGACTACATTGAACCCTTGACCATCTATCTTCACCGATACCGTGAACTCGAGGGCGAGCGCGGCTCGATGAGATGTGAGCCATTGGTGAAGAGTACTAGgaataacaataacaatgttGATCAGTTTGGAGCAATGGCTGGAGTTGGTGCTTATGCACCAGCATTTCATGTGAGCCATCATCACCATGGGTTCTTTGGTGGGTCTCCTATAGGAGCTGGATATATGAATACGAGGGATGCTACCCCCAATGCTAGTTCCTCccatgctgctgctgctttggCTAATGTTGAAGCGTTTGCTCAGCATAAATGAGAGATTGAGATTAGTGCTACACTAACCACAATTGTACGTAAGGCTAATAACTAGTTGTTTAGTGGGTGAAGAAATGGAGCTAGAAAGGGAAGATAGCTAGAGAGGTTAGTGTTTGGCACTGTGTTATTGTAGATTTCCTAGTTTAATTAATTCTGTTCAGGAGGTTAGTGCTCAATTGGGAGTTAATTACCATATTTCCTTTCTTAATTAGGTTcttaatttctgtttttatataagatattgATGTGATGTCTGCATGTACTGTCCAGTTTTTTCTCCCTTTCGGCATACCATTTTTCACCCCAATATCTTATATACTCTTTCAAATggtattattaaactcaatgtcCTGTGGCTAATTAATTCAATGATTTCTTGccgaattttaaattaaattacatagaaattaacttgataattaaataaataattccaTAAGATTTGATGCActtatcaaaacatattttagattaatttgaatattaacaaattaaacccGTGACTcataactaaaattatattttatcttaatttaaaaatatttgattaattattacatattttaattttgcaaagattttactgattttttttaaaatcttaattacaaaaaaattacaatttataacttttttttaaccacTGTAACTGCAAAAATTTATCACATtgtgaaaaaattttaattactagaaCCTAGGTTAAAATTGAAGTAAAACTCATTGAATTCAAAAGAACTTGCACATACAAATCGTGTGAAGAGCAATCTCACgatattttaaatgatattattactATGATTAAGTAATTCCACGAACGAAGATGATATATGAGAAGAAGATGCAGGGGCCACCAATAAACACTATTTTCAATGATATTCATGATTCagcaattccaaaaaaattgaagcataTACCTCCAAGTCAAAATTTGCATTAATATACACCATTTTCAATGATATTTATGATTTAgcatttccaagaaaaataacGTACCCTgaatctttaaattaaatttttcatcaataaaaaccattaaatgaaaaaaatataaaacaatggaGACTTGGCTCCTGTGGGCATAATTATCAACGGAGGCAAGCATTTGAGAAGGAAAGCCCCCAACAAGGATCGAATCCGCGACCTTTCGTTTACGGAACGAACACACTGCCACCATGCTATGGAAACTAGATGCCGAAAACATGGCCTGTGATCAAAATTCAAGTAGCCTGTCAATAGCCTCGTTCAGGTGTACAAGGAAACAGGGGGCGAGTGGCAAAATAAGAGTTGGCAAAGTTTTGATCAACGCCATATAGGAGCATAGTGAATGGAAAAGTGAGTCTCTCTCATTGAAGAGATAAATTGACATTTTCAGTCGGAATCTcctgacatttttttttgggggggagtCTTTTGACAAAGTTAAATGCCTGCAAAGATTCAAATGCTAATCATTCAAGTTAGTTCTACTGCGTGGAACGAACTTCAATGCATCGCTTTTTCTTATCAGACGGGTCATCTTCGTTCTCCAACTCTTCTCCATCAACTCCCGGGAGTTCTTCTGAATCAGTTTCACCTCTTTTCCTTTGAGGAATTACTTGAAAGAAGGAAGCTTTCCAATCTTTTATTTCCACAAACTTGAGTAGGATCTCTACCACTTGGTTTACAGTAAGTACCTGCACTCGAATGAACAAAAAAGAGCAAAGAGTTAGCAGATAAAGACCATGAATTTTGAGGGCTTGAGGTTCAGTGTTCCAGAGGAAATCAATGGGCCACAAGATGGGGAAAACCCCCTTTCTCGCATTGATACAGGATAATGATAAATGAGCTGTCTTGGTTACTTCAGTCACAACAGCATCAATTTTTGAGTCACAACAGATAAATTTGTATGTTTGTGAATgaactttccttcttttttttattgcaaaatgCCCTCTGTAATGAAAGATCTCATAATAAATCATCTTAATTCCATCCATGGGGGCGATGGCTGGAAAGAGTAGTGACTGCTTCTTGCAGAACTTCACAGATTGAGACCCTCTCGGGCACCTTTGCCAGATATTGGGCAATGAAGAGTAAAACTCCCCCCTAATCGCTTAACTCAGCCCTCTTTGTGTGCAATAACGGCAGTACCACATTCCTTGTACCAATTTGCATCTACTACATGTTCTACAATCAATGTGATTTCAGTGCACAAGTGACAcgaaaaagaagaagcacaaaagcaataaaatccacattACAGTCAACACTTCAAGtattgaaagaagaaaacacaaaTGTTGAGACCAAGACCAATCATACCTGAGAACTTGACATCTTCAAGTAACTGCCTATAGGAAGTTTTGCTGTTTGGATTCCTTGCTCACTTGCTTTCTTCATGGTTATGCCTTTCCACCGATTCCGATCTACTAACCCACcaatgatatatattttcttaagatCGAGTTCATCTAGCACTGTTTCAGAATCTGCTGTAAGATACACCAAATTCTCCTTTTGATCTTGCAATGCATCAATATATGACTGACTTTCTTTCTCAATAATCCATTTATCAAATCCTGGGAGCCTTTGCAATTGGTTCTCCATTTCCCCCCTGCACCCAGTCAACCAGAGGTGACCGGGGGATGTACATCTTCTGTTCACAGCATAACAATACATAATCTGCCATTATAAATAGTGAGGATATAATCAGTCATTGAAAGAGCATTGGCTcggatttgttaaaaaaaataaaatcctatgCTTCCCACCAACTATACAATCATGCAACCTCTTCAGCATAATTTTTTAGCACTCAAGTCTCGTAAATGGCACAAACAAATTGTAGCTAAAATTCTAGTATAAATATCCACATCATAACTTTATTAAAATGCCATAATTTTACTTGTCTGTTGTCTACAATACTCAGACCGGATACAAGGTTGATGCAATCATCTGAAGTCTTAGCAATGTAACCACCAACTTCTTTCAAGTGAAGCTGTGTTGAAACTCAAAACTACAGAAACTCACTCATTTCTCTAAATCCACCATCATAATTCAACCAACTAAATTCAACTTAACTGTGAGCACCAATTCTTACTTAAAATGAATCTAACATATCCTTAAAACAAATTCACCAATGCCATTTCACACATTACAGCAAAGTTCTTAGCAATGTAATCACAACTCTATTTCCATAAAAAACAGCATTGAACCCACATCAGAATTCAATCATTTCTCCAAACGGGCCATCATAATTTGACCCAAAAACTCAACCCAACAATTATTACCACCAATCCCTACTAAAAACACCCAGCACAAACACTATACAGCATGAacccattgtttttttaaaaaaagtcccCAACtttaacacaaaaaagcaaaaaactcaCCTGTTGAACAAGACTGTGAATCTCACTGTTAGTCATGAGATCAGCAAACTCAAGATCAATCACTATATTCTGACCAAATTCTTTAGCCTTACTAAGCCTCTGCACTTtgtcttctttctcttctgCCCTCTTCTCCATTCTCTCTTTCCTTAACTCTCTCCTTGACTCTATAAGCTTCAACCTTTCTTCTTCACTTGCACAGCTTGATAGTCTCTCCTCccattcttttctctttctctctgcttctttcattttttgctCCTTCACTTGTGCTTTCTTCTCTGCTTTCTTTGCTTCCCATTTTTGCTGCTTCAGCAGTTTCTTTTGTGCGTTTTTGGAGAGTGGAGTGGGCTGTGAATTGGGTTGGCTCTCGAGGGTGTTTTGGTCATTTTGTTCGCTCTCTTTCTCCTCCACCATTGAAGTACTGAAGAAGGGGAAGcaaagggtttagggtttggttcAGATTTCAATTAGGCTGTTTTGTTGGGAGACCAGGAAAAACGATGTCGTACTTGGTGGGGATAAATTGATGATTGATGGGCTAGCTGGTTGCAAAGGTCAGACTGCCAATTCGGATctacattttatatttaattaaatataaatttgacgtggattaatttaataaattaatttagaaataagatttgatttttttttaatatttaaaactccattattttaactctttttaaaaataaaattttttaaaataacagaATAATTCGTCAACCATTCCATATAACCATATTTATTGTCATGGTTAATCATAATTACGAAATAATCAATGATTAATCAAttgttaattgaaaaaaaaagctgtATGATAATATATGTAATACACCACCAAAAGCTAGAAGGGcactcatgttatttttaagaaaatccaAGGGTGACTTGGTAGTTTGAGTGCGTCATCAACTAATCGCTCCGGTCCACGGGCACAGCCTGAATTGTATCCTTGTATGTTATGACTTTTGCAACAATACCCTCATGAGACCTTCTTGATTTTCTTACTTTAATGATTTTACCCCtgtactttaaatttattttcaattataccCTCCATCTTGAATCACACCATTGATTGAACGAATGAAGTAGGGTTTGTTCCAATGAACCAATCTTCCTCTGTATAGAATTTGATGGATGGATTTGAGCTTCAAGGCTATGAATAAGGGTAGGGAGAGAGAttagaaatatataattatctgTATTTATTGCAATAAAAGTTGAAtacaaaattatattcaaaaaataattcttcaaaattataaaagttgacatataaatactttaaacaataaaatcaaaatctttgctcgttctcaaaatatttttatattatttatttattaataataacaaatacgatataattttcatttcatataaaaactatatgCATGAACCAagtgattataatttataatcacAACATATGACAATTTCTAAAACACATATTtgttcatttattatttaaaaatatccacgttattgttattattatgcttgtataaaaattaaaaattaaatgttatctTTTGGCTTCCAACATTTGGTTTAATGATCAtatactttcattttttttttatcgtgatccaagaattaatttggatttcAACCATTTTTAATGCACACAATCTAAACCCTAAAATCTTAGAATGCACTAGAAAAGTGAGCCTTCATGTGAATGGGATCTTAGGTCTTGCTGTCGAGGTATTGATTCATATAGCAGGGTTTCATTTGACCGGATATGAGAAGCAGAAGGACTACACATGATTTTCAGTCCATACACAAATGTAAACGATAGAATTACCTAAAGGAAAGAAATAGTTAAATAAGATAAAGCAAAGGGGCATCgcagcaaaagaagaaaaggaagaatccGCACGTACGCGACTGCGAAGGACTTAGATATGTTGATGGATATATACAAGGCAGAAGAAATTTATGTGATTTCACTTACATTTTGAGTTCATTTCGCCTTCTTGTTCGAAAAACGAACACAAAATCAAGACCCCCCCCAAAAATAGAAGAAAGCTTTAAACAGACAAAAAAGAACCACGAATCCTTTAACCCTTTCGACATGCGTGTGATAGAGAGAGCGGGGGACCAGTAATTTAGTTTTGTCTGAAAAACTGAATCTTGGAAATTAGAAAACGACCAAGTGTTTCTTTTCAAGAGTGAAAAAGAATGGAAGAGGAAAAGAAGCTTGAAGAGAAGTTAAAGGAGGTGGGATCCAAGCTGGAAACACTTCCTTCTACTAAAGATGGTGTTATTAAGCTTTTAAAGGTAACCccattttttgaatttgagcAAAAATCTACTCtttgtttggtttctgagaaaaACCTAGAAAGGGAATGAAAAGAAGTGAAATTTGGTTGGTTTAAGCTGAATTTCTTGCATTAGGGGTTTGTTGCATGGGAAAAATTGTTTGTAAGAAGGGCTTGAAGGTTGGAACTTTTTTTAGGTTAAGCTAGTCAAGTTGTAGAATAACGTAGATTGTTTTAGTGaacctttttgtttgtttcgaGTTATAGTTGAGGGAGTTTGTTTGAATTAGGGTTAGCAGTGCCACCCTTTCAAAAGGGTCGGCAGCTCGTGAAAAACTTCGTCTGGTCACTTGTTAAATTTGCCTTTTTTGGTTCTAAAGTGTATTCTGTTGAGCTCTTGAGGATTTGGTTTTGATTCTAGGGCTGAATTTCTGACCTAAGCCGAGGAAAGTGGATGCTTAGTGAAACATAAAAGGACGACAAAGAAAAATTGGAAGCCAAGCAGGTTGTGAAGTTTAGATGGGTGAAAGTTTTAGGGGCTACTcaaattaacatgtcaaatatGAAAGAATTGCCATTCTAACTTTCACATTGTTTGCAAGAGCTGTCATTCTAACTTTCACTTTGTTTGTGTGTTAAATCTTTCGAGATAAAAACGAGTGGCTTTGATCCAAGCTTTTGATTATACTGGTTGAATTAGGGTGCCctgatattgtttttcttttgcctatcaaaaaagagaggaaaaagaaactGAATTAGGTATTGAATTTGTGCTGGTGCATGTTGCCCTTGAACTCTAAGCTAATGTATATTAGGAATTTTCAAATGTATTCGACCTTGGCTTGTGTTTGAAATCTATTaatgattttgagttttagGCAACAgtgttgagtttttttcttttcataaatgcAACAGTGTACAATCTTAGGGTTCTTGTTTTTATAGTAATGTTGCTGAAAACATTTACTTTATGGATTTACCTGCAGCAAGCTGCTGCTTGTCTTTCTGAGATGGACCAATCACCGCTGGTTTCAGTGTCAGAGTCAACGCAGCCGTTTCTTGATGCAATTGTAAAGCCAGATTTGTTGAAGCATCAAGATAGGGATGTTAAGCTTCTAGTTGCAACCTGTATTTGCGAGATAACCCGGATTACTGCACCTGAAGCTCCTTACAgtgatgaagttttaaaggtttGTATGCTTTACCGGCTCAATTAATTAATGGAATTGGTTGATTCACTTTATTACTaatcataaaagtttgaaattttaatccaaTCTTGATGGTGTGTATCTATGTGCAGGATATTTTCCACTTGATTGTAGGCACTTTCAGTGGGTTAAGTGATACTGGCAGTCCATCATTTGGAAGGAGAGTTGTTATTTTGGAGACTCTTGCCAAATATAGGTCATGTGTTGTGATGCTGGATCTCGAATGTAATGATCTGGTGAATAAGATGTGCAGTACATTTTTTACTGTTGCcaggtgtgtttttttttcttctgttttttttttatgttttctgaGACAGCATAAAGGGTTTACATTTATAAGTGCTTCTATCCGACTCTTCTTAATCTTCAAATTCTCTTCTAATTGACACACAAAGATAGTTCATATTTGCTGCTGAAGTTTTGAAGCCATATTCTTTTGTTTCACACTTCACCTTTCTCATATACATGTAACAACTTTAGATCAGTGTTCATGCAACTAAATTTCAGACAAGCAGTTTATAATTCCTTTTCATTAttcttatttgtaattttttgggAGGGGGAGGGATGTTTCATCAGTCACTGGAGTGTACATTGAGATGATCAATGAACTGTAAATGATAACTagattcttttattaatttgtattaCAAGGTTCTAGTAGAAAGTTCATATGCCTGTCTCTCTGTGTTGCTTGTTAAGCAAGCGACACGTTGTATCTACTTATATTAGTTATTCTAAAAATTGTcgtcttttttattaaatccataAAATGAATTCTACTTGGATTATTGTATTGCAAGTGTTATGATTGACTTTTGTGTCTTAACAAGGGCAgatgtccccccccccccccccaacccaGCCTTGCCCAAACCTTTCTAttcatgattgttttcctaAATTGAAGGGTTTTGTTAACTGGGTTTAATAgatattgatctgaaaattttCACACATGCAGTGATGATCATCAAGAAAGTGTATTAACTTCAATGCAAACAATAGTGGTTGTTCTCATAGAAGAAAGTGAGGATGTCCGAGAGGATCTTCTACTTATTATCTTATCTGTATTAGGACGTAACAGAAATGTAAGCATCCCTACTCTTTGTTGGTGTATGTGTTCTCTGTGGTTACCATGGACATTTTACTCAACTACTTGAGTGCTTAGTATTTCTTATCATATTGCCTTAAAGAGAACTCAGTCTGTAGAACTTGTGATTCCAGGATATCTCGATGGCAGGGAGGAAACTTGCCTTGAATGTCATAGAGCATTGTGCTGGAAAACTTGAAGCTGGGATAAAGCAGTTCCTCATATCATCAATGTCAGAAGATAGCAGGTTGGAAAATTGTAAAATCGACTACCATGAAGTTATATATGATATTTACCGTTGCGCTCCTCAGATCCTATCAGGAGCCATTCCATACCTCACTGGAGAGCTGCTGGTAAATACTAATATAGTATAAGGTTACTATTGTTTGAAATTTGGCGAGTAGTTTCTTAATACATGAGGTTCAACATCTGCAGACTGACCAGCTAGACACTCGTTTAAAAGCAGTAGGGTTGGTTGGGGATCTATTTGCTTTGCCTGGCTCTGCCATCACAGAAACATTTCAGTCTATTTTTTCTGAGTTTTTGAAAAGATTGACTGATAGAGTAGTTGCTGTTCGGATGTGTGTCCTTGAACGTGTCAAAAGCTGTCTTTTGTCAAATCCTTTTCGAGCTGAGGCAGCTCAAATCATCTGTAAGTCTGTTGAGTGGCTTTACTAGTTTATATTTATGATGCCTAGTTGATTTTGACTTGGTTCAATGTTTTCAGCTGCCCTTTGTGACCGACTGTTGGACTATGATGAAAATGTTCGAAAGCAAGTCGTTGATGTACTCTGTGATGTAGCATGTCATACCTTGAATTCTGTCCCTGTTGAAACTATAAAACTAGTGGCAGAGCGTCTTCGAGATAAATCTGTGTGTCATGACTTCTATATTTCTCTGTTTCCAAATTATTTCTTAACTGTATACTAGTCATTATGTATAGTGTTCTGATGTGtggatttcttttcatttggaaTTTCCAGCAACTTGTTAAAAGATATACTATGGAGAGACTGGCTGAAATATTCAGGGTTTATTGTGTAAAGTCCTCTGATGGATCAGTCAATCCTGGTGAATTTGATTGGATTCCTGGAAggattttgagatgtttgtATGACAAGGATTTCAGGCAAGACTTCTTGGCTTTTGTAGTAAGCTGGATATATGTacctatataatatatatgtccccccccccccccccccacacacacacacacacaaacacacacaatcATCTATTTCCCCTTTCATCTGCACTATTGAAGGTCAGGTCCCTCCTTTGGTGTCTTCATGAGCTGTGCTTATCTTGGACTGCTTGTCTACACTAATATAAATAACTAGTTGTTTTTTCAGCAAAATTGCAACTTTATCTGATGCTACGAAGCTTTCTTGATATCTCCTTCACAACCAAGTATCTGTTTAAACATGTTTCTAACACAGTAATCTGCTCTGCAGATCAGATACAATTGAATTTGTTCTTTGTGGGTCTCTGTTTCCAACCGAATGTGCAGCAGAAGATAGAAGTAAACATTGGGTTAGTGTCTTCTCTGTATTAGACAAAGTTGAGGTGAAAGCTCTTGAGAAGATCCTGGAGCAGAAGCAAAGGTATGTTGAAATTGCTAGATTTTGACAGCAGGCAACTCAAGCTGAAATTTTGTAAATCTGTGTTTATTTGATGGATTGTGCACTGATTTTCAGGGGATTTCCTCTTGGATTGCAGGTTACAGCAAGAGATTCTGAGGTATCTATCACTTAGGCAGATGCGTCAGGTTTGTAAATCTTGGATGTTACATTATTCATATTCAGGAAAGAGAttgaattaagaaaatgaaaatcacaACAATTGGTTCTCATTCAAATACAGGATGGAGATACTCCTGAGATCCAAAAAAAGATTCTGTTCTGCTTTCGGATTATGTCTCGCTCCTTTGCAGAGCCTGCCAAGACTGAGGAGAATTTTCAGATACTTGATCAATTGAAAGATGTCAATATCTGGAAGATTTTAACAAATCTACTGGATCCAAATACCAGCTTCCATCAAGCTTGCACTGGTCGGGTAAGTGATATGATAATAAATCGCTGCAAAAACTTTCTCAATATGTTTTGGTTCGTATCTGATTTGTAATCTGACAATTCACTGTTAGTTGCAAATGTTATGATCTGTAGTCCAATCCATGGAGGACCTATCGAGTTGACTAAATTAAGAATGGCCTTGCTTttcttaattatcattattattatttatgtattttttaa
The Populus nigra chromosome 3, ddPopNigr1.1, whole genome shotgun sequence genome window above contains:
- the LOC133688401 gene encoding nuclear transcription factor Y subunit B-6-like, with protein sequence MDRRGGFHGYRKLLNTSSEINMRLTAEINHSSSSSNSNVHATTDDINECTVREQDRFMPIANVIRIMRKILPSHAKISDDAKETIQECVSEYISFITSEANERCQREQRKTITAEDVLYAMSKLGFDDYIEPLTIYLHRYRELEGERGSMRCEPLVKSTRNNNNNVDQFGAMAGVGAYAPAFHVSHHHHGFFGGSPIGAGYMNTRDATPNASSSHAAAALANVEAFAQHK
- the LOC133688400 gene encoding tRNA (guanine(9)-N1)-methyltransferase-like encodes the protein MVEEKESEQNDQNTLESQPNSQPTPLSKNAQKKLLKQQKWEAKKAEKKAQVKEQKMKEAERKRKEWEERLSSCASEEERLKLIESRRELRKERMEKRAEEKEDKVQRLSKAKEFGQNIVIDLEFADLMTNSEIHSLVQQIMYCYAVNRRCTSPGHLWLTGCRGEMENQLQRLPGFDKWIIEKESQSYIDALQDQKENLVYLTADSETVLDELDLKKIYIIGGLVDRNRWKGITMKKASEQGIQTAKLPIGSYLKMSSSQVLTVNQVVEILLKFVEIKDWKASFFQVIPQRKRGETDSEELPGVDGEELENEDDPSDKKKRCIEVRSTQ